The Polaribacter sp. KT25b genome contains the following window.
TGATTAATAATACTATTTTCTATATTACCAAAACTATAATCTGCTTCTAAACCAACAGATAACCCTTTTACTACTTTAATTCCAAAACTACTGTAAATTCTATTTACACCTCCATTACCAGAAAAAAGTGATATCTCAGAAATATCGCCATCATCACCAGTAATTGAATTAGATAAAGAATATCCTACTGAAGATACTGGTTGTAATCCAAAAGAAAGACCTGCTTTTTTTCCAATAGGAAAAGCCAAAGCAAAATAAGACAAACTTGTAGAATTTACATTTTGTTTAGTATCACCACTTCTAATTGTTAAATCGTTATTAAGAATTCCAAAACTGTATGTAGTATATCTTAGATCTGAATAAGCCGCTGGATTTGTAAAATTTAAATATTTATAATGGTTAAAAGCAACACCAATACCTCCCATTGAACTTTGTTCTACCGTTGTTTGACTAAATTCATCGCCAATACCAAAATAAGAATACGGAGATGAATTTGTTCTTTGTGCTAAAAAAGTTACAGAAGTTAACAGTAAAAAAGCTACTAGAATCTTTCTAATCATTTGTTTTCGTTAAAAATCAATATTTCATTTAATCCTTCTAGGAGAAAATTTTGATGCGCAAATATGCTACTTTTTAATTGTTTTGACAAGAAATTTGTATCTCCTCCTGTTAAAACAACTGTTAAATCCATATATTTCTTTTTATATTGGCTTATTATACCTTCAATTTCTTGAATAACACCATTTACCACACCAGAATTTATACTTTCATCTGTGTTGTTTCCAATAAAGTTTTTAGGATAATTCTTCTCTAAAACCGGCAATTTACTTGTAAAATAATGAAGTGCTTTATATCTCATTTCTACGCCCAACGAAATAGCACCTCCTAAATATTCTGATTTATCATTTACAAAATCAAAAGTGATACAAGTACCTGCATCAATAATTAAAATATTTTTATTTGGAAACTTTTTAACGGCACAACTTACCAAAGCAATTCTATCTACCCCTAAAGTCTTAGGAGTTTCATACAAATTTATAAAAGGTACTTTTGTAGACGATGATAAAACAACTAATTTAAGTAAAAATTTAAGTTTTTCAATTTTTTTTTCTGATATAAAACTCACAGAAGATAGAATACCGATATGAATTTTATATTTTTTTACTATTTTTTTTATTTCTGATAAAAATCTTTTCTTATCAATTAAAACCACTTCAACAAGTGTACTCTGCTCAAATACAGCTACTTTTATCCTTGTATTACCCGCATCAATGATTAACTTCATTTTTCTAATTTATATGAACATCAAAAATACAATAGATTTTTTTAAAAATATACTTGCAGATATCAAAAAACATTATATATTTGCATCCGCTAAGGCAATGGTACCTTAGCTCAGTTGGTAGAGCAAAGGACTGAAAATCCTTGTGTCCCTGGTTCGATTCCTGGAGGTACCACAAAAAAATCCGAACATTAAATTGTTCGGATTTTTTGTTTTTAGAAATTTTCAAAAACTTATTTCAAATTTTTGATCATTGTTTTAGTCATTAACTTTAAATCGAATGCTGGTTTCCAATTCCAATCTTTCCTTGCCTCTGAATCGTTTATTATTTTTGGCCATGAATCTGCAATTGCTTGTCTAAAATCTGGATTATATTTAATTTTAAAATCTGGATAAAACTCTTTTATTGATTGGGCAATCTCTTCTGGACTAAAACTTATTCCTGCAATATTATAAGAAGTTCTAACAGAAATATTTTCTTTTGGCGCTTCCATTAATTCTATTGTTGCTCTAATTACATCATCCATATACATCATTGGCAATGTGGTTTTTGGAGCTAAAAAACACTCAAATACTTCGTTTATTATTGCTTTATGATAAATATCAACCGCATAATCTGTTGTACCTCCTCCAGGCAAAGATTGATAACCAATAACACCTGGATATCTTAAAGAACGAACATCTAAACCATATTTTTGATAGTAATAATGTATCCAGTTTTCACCAGCAACTTTACTCATTCCATACACAGTTGTAGGTGTTAAATTAGAATATTGAAGCGTATTTTCTTTATCAATATTATGACCAAATACCGCAATTGAACTCGGAAAAAAGACTTTTTGAATCTTATGCAACCTAGAAACTTCTAGAACATTAAATAAAGTTTTCATATTCAAACTCCAAGTTGCTAAAGGATTTTGTTCTCCTTTTGCTGATAAGATAGCCGCCAGATGATAAATTTGAGTAATTTTATTTTTTAAAACCACATCTTCTACAGCTTTAAAATCAGTAGCGTCTAATGTTATAAAATTAGGCTCAGAATCATTTTTTTTAAATAGATCTGAAGTAATAACATGCGAATTCCCATAAATTTGTTGGAGTTTTTGTGATAAAACAGTTCCTAATTGACCATTAGCTCCAACAATTAAAATAACTTCTTTACTCATTCTCTTATAAAGTTTTAAAAGAATAAATTTATATTATTTAACAATAAAAAGAATATTTACACTCTTATTTATAAAAAAATAAGCGTTATATTCTTTTTTAACCAGATAAATAAGAAATTTTAACTTTTAAAGAATTAAATTTATCATCTAAAAAGATAAATATGCTTCCTACTATAAAAATAGACGAAACTGATCTTAAAATATTAAGAATACTGCAAAAAGACGCAAAAAAAACAACCAAAGAAATTGCAGAAATACTAAACCTAACTTCTTCGCCAGTTTATGAAAGAATTAAAAGGTTAGAAAAGCAAAAGATAATAAAAAAATATGTTGCATTAATTGACAAAAAAAAGCTAGACATACCAATTACAGCAATTTGTATGGTTTCTTTAAGATATCATAACGAAGGTTTTATTGATAAATTTGAGAAACAAATTAAAGAATTAAAAGAAGTGCAAGAATGTTATCACATGGCTGGTAAAGTCGATTTTTTCTTAAAAATAAACATGGAAAGTTTAGATGATTACCATGAGTTTGTTAGAAGTAAATTATCTAGAATTGAAAACATTGGTGTATTAGAAAGCTATTTTGTTTTAAAAGAAATAGTATCTAGCACAGAATATTGCATATAGTTTCTAATTAACAACTTCAATACAAGGGTATGTATCTTACATTTTAAGGCAAGACTTAAAGGTTTTAAAACCTTGAGCTATCGCTATGCGACTAAAAATCACTTTAAAATATCTTTTACAATTTTTAAATGATGATTGGTATGTAATCTTAAAAATTTAATTGTCTGTTTTTTATTTAATTGCTCAAATAATGGATGTGTAAAAAATTGATTCTTATCTAACTTATCGATAATTTCCACATTTTTCTCTGCTATTTTAAGCTGATATTCAATATCGTTTTTTGATATAATTTCTGGTGGTAAAACTCTTTTTGGCGATTTTGCTTTTCCTC
Protein-coding sequences here:
- a CDS encoding Lrp/AsnC family transcriptional regulator, with translation MLPTIKIDETDLKILRILQKDAKKTTKEIAEILNLTSSPVYERIKRLEKQKIIKKYVALIDKKKLDIPITAICMVSLRYHNEGFIDKFEKQIKELKEVQECYHMAGKVDFFLKINMESLDDYHEFVRSKLSRIENIGVLESYFVLKEIVSSTEYCI
- a CDS encoding DUF1569 domain-containing protein; amino-acid sequence: MLEREFSFIKANIQHLEDENLKISKAKVGWHLDHSLKVINSVVANIKDSKSKEYQHKFNGLRLVVFTLGFFPRGKAKSPKRVLPPEIISKNDIEYQLKIAEKNVEIIDKLDKNQFFTHPLFEQLNKKQTIKFLRLHTNHHLKIVKDILK
- a CDS encoding NAD-dependent epimerase/dehydratase family protein, whose protein sequence is MSKEVILIVGANGQLGTVLSQKLQQIYGNSHVITSDLFKKNDSEPNFITLDATDFKAVEDVVLKNKITQIYHLAAILSAKGEQNPLATWSLNMKTLFNVLEVSRLHKIQKVFFPSSIAVFGHNIDKENTLQYSNLTPTTVYGMSKVAGENWIHYYYQKYGLDVRSLRYPGVIGYQSLPGGGTTDYAVDIYHKAIINEVFECFLAPKTTLPMMYMDDVIRATIELMEAPKENISVRTSYNIAGISFSPEEIAQSIKEFYPDFKIKYNPDFRQAIADSWPKIINDSEARKDWNWKPAFDLKLMTKTMIKNLK
- a CDS encoding type III pantothenate kinase, with amino-acid sequence MKLIIDAGNTRIKVAVFEQSTLVEVVLIDKKRFLSEIKKIVKKYKIHIGILSSVSFISEKKIEKLKFLLKLVVLSSSTKVPFINLYETPKTLGVDRIALVSCAVKKFPNKNILIIDAGTCITFDFVNDKSEYLGGAISLGVEMRYKALHYFTSKLPVLEKNYPKNFIGNNTDESINSGVVNGVIQEIEGIISQYKKKYMDLTVVLTGGDTNFLSKQLKSSIFAHQNFLLEGLNEILIFNENK